A window of the Deinococcus gobiensis I-0 genome harbors these coding sequences:
- a CDS encoding BMP family lipoprotein, translating to MRNMIMLALAVTTSLAAAQTVRVGMAYDTGGKADKSFNQSAYEGASRAAKQLGIQTKDFEPSSAVPNIQGVRAFAKDGTKLTIGVGFANNESVTTVAKENPNLYFGLIDDVSAAKNVASLVFNEEQGSYLVGYLAGMNSSTGVVGFVGGMDIPLIHKFEAGYTAGVKAANPKARVVAQYVGTTPAAWNNPAKARDIASSLKARGADIIFAAAGGSGSGVVDYVRQTQCLKAAQLPSGVNFSSDNFKNVAKSAGYKTACTGETRPMFFIGVDSNQNYLGDFDKNPGTLNHGLTSMLKRVDNAVYALIRDVKAGKFKGGERRFGLKEGGVGYAVDEYNRSLISSEQVLKVEAAKVQIMSGAIKVPTK from the coding sequence ATGCGCAACATGATCATGCTCGCCCTTGCCGTGACCACCTCGCTCGCCGCCGCGCAGACCGTGCGCGTGGGGATGGCCTACGACACCGGCGGCAAGGCCGACAAGAGCTTCAACCAGAGCGCCTACGAAGGGGCCAGCCGCGCCGCCAAGCAGCTCGGTATCCAGACCAAGGACTTCGAGCCCAGCAGCGCAGTGCCCAATATTCAGGGCGTGCGCGCCTTCGCCAAGGACGGCACCAAGCTCACCATCGGCGTGGGCTTCGCCAACAACGAGAGCGTCACCACCGTCGCCAAGGAAAACCCGAACCTGTACTTCGGCCTGATCGACGACGTGTCCGCCGCCAAGAACGTCGCCAGCCTCGTGTTCAACGAGGAGCAGGGCAGCTACCTCGTCGGCTACCTCGCCGGCATGAACAGCTCCACCGGCGTCGTCGGCTTCGTCGGCGGCATGGACATCCCCCTCATCCACAAGTTCGAGGCGGGTTACACCGCCGGCGTCAAGGCCGCCAACCCCAAGGCGCGTGTCGTCGCGCAGTATGTCGGCACCACGCCCGCCGCCTGGAACAACCCTGCCAAGGCCAGAGACATCGCCTCGTCGCTGAAGGCGCGCGGCGCGGACATCATCTTCGCGGCGGCCGGCGGGTCGGGCAGCGGCGTGGTGGACTACGTGCGCCAGACGCAGTGCCTCAAGGCCGCCCAGCTGCCCTCGGGCGTGAACTTCTCCAGCGACAACTTCAAGAACGTCGCCAAGAGCGCCGGATACAAGACCGCCTGTACGGGGGAAACGCGTCCGATGTTCTTCATCGGGGTAGACAGCAACCAGAACTACCTGGGCGACTTCGACAAGAATCCCGGCACCCTGAACCACGGCCTGACCAGCATGCTCAAGCGCGTGGACAACGCCGTCTATGCCCTGATCCGGGACGTGAAGGCGGGCAAGTTCAAGGGCGGCGAGCGCCGCTTCGGCCTCAAGGAGGGCGGCGTGGGCTACGCGGTCGACGAATACAACCGCTCGCTCATCAGCAGCGAACAGGTCCTCAAGGTCGAGGCCGCGAAGGTCCAGATCATGAGCGGCGCCATCAAGGTCCCCACCAAGTAA
- a CDS encoding NAD-dependent epimerase/dehydratase family protein, whose product MRVLVTGATGFLGGVVARRLVQGGHAVTGTGRDPAAGERLRASGVKFMSAELRRPAEWEGLLGGVDAVVHAAARSTLWGRWEDFVADNVTVSTRLARACARRGLVLVHVSTPSVYNATGHHVQVPESLPVGPRFDSLYARSKYLAEEAVRLAHPAAVVLRPRGLYGPGDTTLLPRLTRALRSGRLPRLTRTEVWTELTHVDNAAHAAALALDRPVPGLFNVTDGEAVPLWATLDRLADRLEVPRPQRYVPPALLEGAALALETLARLHPQRPEPPLTASGVRLLTRSMSLDLTRARTRLGYAPLVRPEAGLDDVLRRLP is encoded by the coding sequence ATGCGGGTTCTGGTGACGGGCGCGACCGGGTTCCTCGGCGGCGTAGTCGCGCGGCGGCTGGTGCAGGGCGGCCACGCCGTGACCGGTACCGGCCGCGATCCGGCGGCGGGTGAGCGGCTGCGGGCCTCGGGCGTGAAGTTCATGTCGGCCGAGCTGCGCCGCCCGGCCGAGTGGGAGGGGCTGCTCGGCGGTGTGGACGCCGTGGTCCACGCCGCCGCCCGCTCGACCCTCTGGGGCCGTTGGGAGGACTTCGTGGCCGACAACGTGACCGTCAGTACCCGGCTGGCCCGGGCCTGCGCGCGCCGGGGGTTGGTGCTCGTGCATGTCAGCACGCCCAGTGTCTACAACGCGACCGGCCATCACGTCCAGGTGCCCGAGAGTCTGCCGGTCGGCCCCCGTTTCGACAGCCTGTACGCCCGCAGCAAGTATCTGGCCGAGGAGGCCGTGCGCCTCGCTCACCCGGCGGCAGTGGTGTTGCGGCCGCGTGGCCTGTACGGCCCGGGCGACACGACGCTGCTGCCGCGTCTCACGCGGGCGCTGCGGTCGGGGCGGCTGCCGCGCCTGACCCGCACGGAGGTCTGGACCGAGCTGACGCATGTGGACAACGCCGCCCACGCCGCCGCGCTGGCCCTAGACCGCCCGGTGCCGGGGCTGTTCAACGTCACCGACGGCGAGGCGGTGCCGCTGTGGGCGACCCTGGACCGTCTCGCCGACCGCCTGGAGGTGCCCCGGCCCCAGCGCTACGTGCCCCCGGCGCTGCTGGAGGGGGCGGCCCTGGCGCTCGAAACCCTGGCGCGGCTGCACCCGCAGCGCCCCGAGCCGCCCCTGACCGCCAGTGGAGTGCGCCTGCTGACCCGCTCCATGTCGCTGGACCTGACCCGCGCCCGCACCCGCCTGGGGTACGCGCCCCTGGTGCGCCCGGAAGCCGGGCTGGACGACGTGCTGCGGCGGTTGCCGTGA
- a CDS encoding MBL fold metallo-hydrolase, whose translation MTGPPDGRVDVLPLAAGSCLNVAALTERGAPWRLRAYPAGFALLRHPRRGPVLFDTGYGAAVPAAMRRWPGVLYGLVTPVRLPAAQTLPAHLARLGLTPGDIREVIVSHLHADHVGALRELPRARFLLDPQAYAPLRSLRGLRAVRRAFLPELLPPDFASRLSPLTFAPAPPDLAPFTQAADVFGDRLVYALPVPGHAPGMVALLVRTGVAGPGGRGWTLLAGDVAYHVRALRHGGEPHPLARAAFWDVRGEQASRAKVRAWLAAHPHARVIVSHDIPEPPGDARA comes from the coding sequence GTGACCGGGCCGCCGGACGGGCGCGTGGACGTGCTGCCCCTGGCCGCCGGGTCCTGCCTGAACGTCGCCGCCCTGACCGAGCGCGGGGCGCCCTGGCGGCTGCGGGCCTACCCGGCGGGCTTCGCGCTGCTGCGCCACCCCCGGCGGGGACCGGTGCTGTTCGATACCGGTTACGGCGCGGCGGTGCCGGCGGCCATGCGGCGCTGGCCGGGCGTGCTGTACGGGCTGGTGACCCCGGTGCGCCTGCCCGCCGCCCAGACCCTCCCCGCGCACCTCGCCCGTCTGGGCCTGACGCCCGGCGACATCCGCGAGGTGATCGTCTCGCACCTGCACGCCGACCATGTGGGGGCGCTGCGCGAGCTGCCCCGGGCGCGCTTTCTGCTCGACCCGCAGGCCTACGCGCCGTTGAGGTCCCTGCGTGGCCTGCGGGCGGTGCGCCGCGCCTTCCTGCCCGAGCTGCTGCCGCCCGACTTCGCCTCCCGCCTCTCGCCCCTCACGTTCGCCCCCGCGCCCCCGGACCTCGCCCCCTTTACCCAGGCCGCCGACGTGTTCGGGGACAGGCTGGTCTACGCCCTGCCGGTGCCGGGCCACGCCCCGGGCATGGTGGCGCTGCTGGTGCGCACCGGTGTGGCCGGGCCAGGGGGGCGGGGCTGGACCCTGCTGGCGGGCGACGTGGCCTACCACGTCCGGGCGCTGCGACACGGCGGCGAGCCGCACCCGCTGGCCCGCGCCGCTTTCTGGGACGTGCGCGGCGAGCAGGCGAGCCGGGCGAAGGTCCGCGCGTGGCTCGCCGCCCATCCCCACGCGCGTGTGATCGTGAGCCACGACATTCCCGAACCACCGGGGGACGCGCGTGCCTGA
- a CDS encoding 3-oxoacyl-ACP synthase III family protein, with product MSAASLGLRVLATAEALPRRVVPTAEVAARCGVDPEVAQARSGVRERRWLSEGETALSLGAQAARRALDTAGLEPGEVDVLLNASGSQLQPIPDGAALLARELGLRGAAAYSLHGTCLSFLLALHHAALLLHAGQARHILIVSSEAGSLGLNFAQPESALLIGDGAAAVLVGRAREGTGEGVQAMRFETYPEGADHTRIRGGGSLLPPGHPDADPLAFTFDMQGRRVLRLAAQVVPEVLERLRPGLSTGLPGIDRVVPHQASAAGLELMRRSGWPAERTETTLATLGNVVAASLPLTLHRALTRGAGPQTLLLAGTGAGLSVGGLILRV from the coding sequence ATGAGTGCGGCGTCGCTGGGCCTGCGCGTCCTCGCCACCGCCGAGGCCCTGCCGCGCCGGGTGGTTCCGACCGCGGAGGTCGCCGCGCGCTGCGGCGTGGACCCCGAGGTGGCGCAGGCCCGCAGCGGCGTGCGCGAGCGGCGCTGGCTCTCGGAGGGCGAGACGGCCCTCTCGCTGGGGGCGCAGGCGGCGCGGCGGGCACTGGACACGGCGGGTCTGGAGCCCGGCGAGGTGGACGTGCTGCTCAATGCCAGCGGCAGCCAGCTCCAGCCCATTCCCGACGGCGCGGCGCTGCTGGCGCGCGAACTGGGGCTGCGCGGGGCCGCCGCCTACAGCCTGCACGGCACCTGCCTGAGTTTCCTGCTCGCCCTGCACCACGCGGCGCTGCTGCTGCACGCGGGGCAGGCCCGGCACATCCTGATCGTGAGCAGCGAGGCGGGCAGTCTGGGCCTGAATTTCGCCCAGCCCGAGAGCGCGCTGCTCATCGGGGACGGAGCCGCCGCCGTGCTCGTGGGCCGCGCCCGGGAAGGCACGGGGGAGGGCGTGCAGGCCATGCGTTTCGAGACCTACCCCGAGGGGGCCGACCACACCCGTATCCGGGGCGGGGGAAGCCTCTTGCCGCCGGGACATCCGGACGCCGACCCGCTGGCCTTCACCTTCGACATGCAGGGGCGGCGCGTGCTGCGGCTGGCCGCGCAGGTCGTCCCCGAGGTGCTGGAACGGCTGCGTCCCGGCCTGAGTACCGGCCTGCCGGGCATCGACCGGGTGGTGCCGCACCAGGCGAGCGCGGCGGGGCTGGAACTTATGCGCCGCTCGGGCTGGCCCGCCGAGCGGACCGAAACCACCCTGGCGACCCTGGGCAACGTGGTCGCCGCCAGCCTGCCCCTCACGCTGCACCGCGCCCTGACCCGCGGCGCCGGTCCCCAGACCCTCCTGCTCGCGGGCACCGGCGCCGGCCTGAGTGTGGGCGGCCTGATCCTGCGGGTCTGA
- a CDS encoding PepSY-associated TM helix domain-containing protein, translated as MTQPETRRSFITKLAAATAALVSARLLPGNLAAAATSGKPWATGMALNIQFTVATQATGRVKRPYVAVWIEDSAGKTVRNLTVWVSQGRQNPRWLAELRRWTRDNGDLVSTVSSATRNPGSYAVAWDGKSDKGAALPQGDYYVCLETAREHGPYSLVREPADGGREHASRRRSGPTTTSRPPVSVSARPEPRPAGRRRSAKAQWNVWLRWVHTYTSMISLLIVLFFSVSGITLNHPEWTLGIQEVKRTVSGTLSPGWTDQGKVNWLAVAEQLRADQGLKGRAGNTTVNGGEADISFLAPGYSADAFIDVKTGKYTVNVLEQGSLAVFNDLHRGRDAGTGWRWAIDLSGLALTLISLTGIGILLFLKKTRRPALTVMGIGLVLTVALAVHAAG; from the coding sequence ATGACCCAGCCCGAAACCCGCCGCAGCTTCATCACCAAACTCGCCGCCGCCACGGCCGCCCTCGTCTCTGCCCGCCTGCTGCCCGGCAACCTGGCCGCCGCCGCCACCTCCGGCAAGCCCTGGGCGACCGGCATGGCCCTCAACATCCAGTTCACGGTGGCGACCCAGGCCACCGGCCGGGTCAAGCGCCCTTACGTCGCCGTCTGGATCGAAGATTCGGCGGGCAAGACGGTCCGGAACCTGACGGTCTGGGTGTCGCAGGGCCGCCAGAATCCCCGCTGGCTGGCCGAACTGCGCCGCTGGACCCGCGACAACGGCGACCTCGTCTCGACCGTCAGCAGCGCCACCCGCAATCCCGGTTCCTACGCCGTCGCCTGGGACGGCAAGAGTGACAAGGGCGCGGCGCTGCCCCAGGGCGACTACTACGTGTGCCTGGAAACGGCCCGCGAGCACGGTCCCTACAGTCTCGTGCGCGAGCCAGCTGACGGTGGGCGCGAGCACGCTTCAAGAAGACGCTCGGGACCAACAACGACATCGAGGCCGCCAGTGTCAGTTTCGGCAAGGCCTGAGCCCAGGCCCGCAGGCCGCAGGCGCAGCGCGAAGGCCCAGTGGAACGTCTGGCTCCGCTGGGTCCATACCTACACCAGCATGATCAGCCTGCTCATCGTCCTGTTCTTCTCGGTCAGCGGCATTACCCTGAACCATCCCGAGTGGACGCTGGGCATCCAGGAGGTCAAGCGCACCGTGTCGGGCACGCTGTCGCCGGGCTGGACCGACCAGGGCAAGGTCAACTGGCTGGCCGTCGCCGAGCAGCTGCGGGCCGACCAGGGCCTCAAGGGCCGCGCCGGCAACACCACGGTCAACGGGGGCGAGGCCGACATCAGCTTCCTGGCCCCGGGCTACAGCGCCGACGCCTTCATCGACGTCAAGACCGGGAAGTACACGGTCAACGTGCTGGAGCAGGGCAGTCTGGCCGTCTTCAACGACCTGCACCGGGGCCGCGACGCGGGGACGGGCTGGCGCTGGGCCATCGACCTGAGCGGCCTCGCCCTCACCCTCATTTCCCTGACCGGTATCGGCATCCTGCTGTTCCTGAAAAAGACCCGTCGCCCGGCCCTGACGGTGATGGGCATCGGCCTCGTGCTGACGGTCGCGCTCGCCGTCCACGCCGCCGGCTGA
- a CDS encoding FAD:protein FMN transferase, which produces MLRLPPLFRRSYHLHTTYERLLGTQVEVQITARGRAQAQAAEGRALAELERLSALFNRFDPESELSRWTRRPEEAVRLSPELNAVLTLAETWRVRTGNAFHAGADALGAMWQEASRSGHPPQAAELDRVVAALRQAPWSQHGDGTATLHTRSPLGLNALAKGFIVDRMVEEAAAQPGVGTVLVNAGGDLRASGPAGVLVAVADPQTRRDDAPALTRVRVRGAALATSGQAHRGYDVGGQHHSHVLDPRTGRPVADVPGVTVLAPDCVTADALATALSVLGPGPGLDLIATLPQTAALIFTADGELRRSATWPADPPF; this is translated from the coding sequence GTGCTTCGGTTGCCCCCCCTGTTCCGGAGGTCCTATCACCTCCATACCACCTACGAACGCCTGCTGGGCACGCAGGTGGAGGTGCAGATCACGGCGCGGGGGCGCGCACAGGCACAGGCGGCCGAGGGCCGCGCCCTGGCGGAACTCGAACGGCTGAGCGCCCTGTTCAACCGCTTCGATCCCGAAAGTGAGCTGAGCCGCTGGACCCGCCGCCCGGAGGAGGCCGTGCGCCTCAGTCCGGAGCTGAACGCGGTCCTGACCCTGGCCGAGACCTGGCGGGTCCGGACCGGCAACGCCTTTCATGCGGGCGCGGACGCGCTGGGGGCCATGTGGCAGGAGGCGAGCCGCAGCGGCCACCCGCCGCAGGCCGCCGAACTCGACCGCGTCGTGGCCGCCCTGCGTCAGGCCCCCTGGAGCCAGCACGGCGACGGCACGGCGACCCTCCACACCCGTTCTCCACTGGGCCTCAATGCGCTGGCCAAGGGCTTCATCGTCGACCGCATGGTCGAGGAGGCGGCCGCCCAGCCGGGGGTGGGGACCGTCCTCGTGAACGCGGGAGGAGACCTGCGGGCGTCCGGCCCGGCGGGCGTGCTGGTCGCCGTCGCCGATCCCCAGACCCGGCGCGACGACGCCCCCGCCCTGACCCGGGTCCGGGTGCGCGGCGCGGCGCTGGCGACCAGCGGCCAGGCCCACCGGGGCTACGACGTGGGCGGCCAGCACCACTCGCACGTTCTGGACCCCAGGACGGGCCGGCCGGTGGCCGACGTGCCGGGCGTCACGGTCCTGGCCCCCGACTGCGTGACCGCCGACGCCCTCGCCACCGCCCTGAGCGTTCTGGGCCCCGGCCCCGGCCTGGACCTGATCGCCACCCTTCCGCAGACCGCCGCCCTGATCTTCACGGCAGACGGAGAACTGCGCCGCAGCGCCACCTGGCCTGCCGATCCGCCGTTTTAA
- a CDS encoding sensor histidine kinase, with product MTIRTRLALGVALQTAIVVLVVAAVQFLALRSFLVTAEYQRLTTLLPVLAQEVGRSRPAPGDPPLPITALPRNVDARVVLGGRVVAVTEEFPGLPTDLPTGYTPRSNHQVLVAPVSVGGQLAQAQIASDVLGIVDPLQAYLRALAVTVPAAAALVAFLSFLLAGRLLRPLARLQEAAARLEQGRNLRRPLPGVERNDELGRLAGTLQASFAQLAEVREREEEFTRAAAHDLRSPLAALKIRLQGSLSGRRDPAELRHDMREALVDVDRMQRLTEHLLLLARGTQPVRRIPVDLARLTGETVDRARETAPDIKLDFRTSGETTLPGDEVLLTRLVENLIGNALHHGRGADVSAEVTGGPAEVRLVVRDTGPGVPESQLPYLTQAFYQVDQTRSDEGNGLGLAIVQRAAELHGGGVRFGANRPTGLVVTVTLPRSP from the coding sequence GTGACCATCCGCACCCGGCTGGCCCTGGGCGTGGCGCTCCAGACCGCCATCGTCGTCCTGGTCGTGGCCGCCGTGCAGTTTCTCGCCCTGCGCTCCTTTCTGGTCACGGCCGAGTACCAGCGCCTCACGACGCTGCTGCCCGTGCTGGCCCAGGAGGTCGGCCGCAGCCGCCCCGCCCCCGGCGACCCGCCGCTGCCCATCACCGCGCTGCCGCGGAACGTGGACGCGCGGGTCGTGCTGGGCGGCCGGGTGGTCGCGGTCACGGAGGAGTTTCCGGGCCTGCCCACCGACCTGCCCACCGGCTACACGCCGCGCTCCAACCATCAGGTGCTCGTCGCGCCCGTCTCGGTCGGCGGGCAGCTGGCCCAGGCGCAGATCGCCAGCGACGTTCTGGGCATCGTCGACCCGCTCCAGGCCTACCTGCGCGCCCTGGCCGTGACCGTTCCGGCGGCGGCGGCCCTCGTCGCCTTCCTCAGTTTCCTGCTGGCGGGACGGCTGCTGCGTCCCCTGGCCCGGCTTCAGGAGGCGGCGGCGCGGCTGGAACAGGGCCGCAACCTGCGCCGCCCCCTGCCCGGCGTGGAGCGCAACGACGAACTCGGCCGCCTGGCCGGAACCCTCCAGGCCTCCTTCGCGCAGCTCGCCGAGGTCCGCGAACGCGAGGAGGAATTCACGCGGGCGGCGGCCCACGACCTGCGTTCGCCGCTCGCGGCCCTCAAGATCCGCCTTCAGGGATCGCTGAGCGGGCGGCGCGACCCGGCCGAGCTGAGACACGACATGCGCGAGGCCCTGGTGGATGTCGACCGGATGCAGCGCCTGACCGAACATCTGCTGCTGCTGGCGCGCGGCACGCAGCCGGTGCGGCGCATTCCGGTGGACCTGGCCCGCCTGACCGGCGAGACCGTGGACCGGGCGCGCGAGACGGCCCCCGACATCAAGCTCGACTTCAGGACCTCGGGCGAGACCACGCTGCCGGGCGACGAGGTGCTGCTGACCCGCCTGGTCGAGAACCTGATCGGCAACGCCCTGCACCATGGCCGGGGAGCCGACGTGAGCGCCGAGGTCACGGGCGGCCCCGCCGAGGTGCGCCTCGTGGTGCGCGACACCGGCCCCGGCGTCCCCGAGTCCCAGCTGCCCTACCTGACCCAGGCCTTCTATCAGGTCGACCAGACCCGGAGCGACGAGGGCAACGGTCTGGGCCTCGCCATCGTGCAGCGGGCGGCCGAGCTGCACGGCGGCGGGGTCCGGTTCGGCGCCAACCGCCCGACCGGGCTCGTGGTCACGGTCACGCTGCCCCGGTCCCCCTGA
- a CDS encoding response regulator transcription factor, whose translation MRLLLVEDDRRIALPTSHALTDAGHEVQWESDGARGLASAQAGGFDALLLDVMLPGLSGFEVARQLRATGAELPIVFLTARGALCDRVEGLDLGGDAYLVKPFELPELLAVLRAIVRRGAAVRSARIEFAGGQGLLDVASRHLLWQGQPVGLTGREYALLEALVLSRERWFTREELLRRVWGPEFAGEMRVVDVYVSYLRRKLAPEAVQSLRGLGYRAP comes from the coding sequence GTGCGCCTGCTGTTGGTCGAGGACGACCGCCGGATCGCGCTGCCGACCTCCCACGCCCTGACGGACGCCGGACACGAGGTCCAGTGGGAATCCGACGGCGCGCGCGGGCTGGCAAGCGCCCAGGCAGGCGGGTTCGACGCCCTGCTGCTCGACGTCATGCTGCCGGGCCTGAGCGGGTTCGAGGTCGCGCGGCAGCTGCGGGCCACGGGGGCCGAGCTGCCCATCGTGTTCCTGACGGCGCGCGGCGCGCTGTGCGACCGCGTCGAGGGCCTGGACCTGGGCGGCGACGCCTATCTGGTCAAACCCTTCGAACTGCCCGAGCTGCTGGCGGTCCTGCGGGCCATCGTGCGGCGGGGAGCGGCGGTGCGCAGCGCCCGGATCGAATTCGCGGGGGGCCAGGGGCTGCTCGACGTGGCCTCGCGCCACCTGCTGTGGCAAGGGCAGCCCGTCGGCCTGACGGGCCGCGAATACGCCCTGCTGGAGGCGCTGGTGCTGTCGCGCGAGCGGTGGTTTACCCGGGAGGAACTGCTGCGGCGCGTCTGGGGACCGGAATTCGCGGGCGAGATGCGTGTGGTCGACGTCTACGTGAGCTACCTGCGGCGCAAGCTGGCCCCCGAGGCCGTGCAGAGCCTGCGGGGCCTGGGCTACCGCGCGCCGTGA
- a CDS encoding Dps family protein, with amino-acid sequence MKNIILTSALLLGTALAGGAGAQSAGMGVPSTNVNAAASTSGQASAQSTGTASPLPYNRATTLPSSGTTDLNKSVAALQNTLTELQALQLQTKQAHWNVSGTLWYTLHELLQDHYEGISKYADDVAERQLAVGASSDGRAITIVAASRLPEIPGGFLDDAQVISFLTYQYETVGQRIYQRIGDVEKVDPTTANLLQEVEHAIEKYQWQMRAFLQNTPTDPNTGADLNNGRPVPLRGK; translated from the coding sequence ATGAAGAACATCATCCTGACCTCGGCCCTCCTCCTCGGTACGGCCCTCGCCGGCGGCGCGGGCGCCCAAAGCGCCGGCATGGGCGTGCCCTCGACCAACGTCAACGCGGCAGCCTCGACCAGCGGTCAGGCCAGTGCCCAGAGCACTGGTACGGCCTCGCCCCTGCCCTACAACCGCGCGACCACGCTGCCCAGCTCCGGTACCACCGACCTCAACAAGAGCGTCGCGGCCCTCCAGAACACCCTGACCGAACTCCAGGCGCTGCAGCTCCAGACCAAGCAGGCCCACTGGAACGTCTCCGGGACCCTGTGGTACACCCTGCACGAACTGCTTCAGGACCACTACGAGGGCATCAGCAAGTACGCCGACGACGTGGCCGAGCGGCAGCTCGCGGTCGGGGCGTCGAGCGACGGCCGGGCGATCACGATCGTCGCGGCGTCGCGCCTGCCCGAGATTCCCGGCGGCTTCCTCGACGACGCGCAGGTCATCTCCTTCCTGACCTACCAGTACGAGACGGTCGGCCAGCGCATCTACCAGCGCATCGGCGACGTCGAGAAGGTGGACCCGACGACGGCCAATCTGCTTCAGGAAGTCGAGCACGCCATCGAGAAGTACCAGTGGCAGATGCGCGCTTTCCTCCAGAACACGCCGACCGATCCCAACACCGGCGCTGACCTCAACAACGGCCGGCCCGTGCCCCTGCGCGGCAAGTAA
- a CDS encoding M24 family metallopeptidase, whose translation MTRTLPTGSPAPLDLTAQDYRDRRGRLALTLQERGYGAMVVFGPARVSYLTGFYFAATERPVAAIVSDTGDGTLFVPALEADHVRQQCPDLGDPVTYPEYPGGGSGEHPLLTLGRELRRRFPRARALAADLGGYESRWGYRGPRLEEAAGLPVHEHLEFVDDARAIKSPAEIALIREACHWGDYAHGLMQQALEIGSDEMLVSHETSLRATRDMLAALGSRYVPKAREGLPANTMFIRGRNTANPHGLHQTGGVQAGDILVTGAYGVVGGYESELERTMFVGEPTPEQARWFGAMLAAQDAGMAALKPGRPCHEVEQEVRAVLEAHGAMPYVRHHTGHAFGMEGHEHPFLDLDDPTEIRPGMIFSIEPGIYVPGLGGFRHSDTLVVTETGAERLSLYPRDLQSLTVPV comes from the coding sequence ATGACCAGGACTCTCCCGACCGGGTCGCCGGCCCCGCTCGACCTGACCGCGCAGGACTACCGCGACCGGCGCGGCCGCCTGGCCCTCACCTTGCAGGAGCGGGGCTACGGCGCGATGGTGGTGTTCGGGCCGGCGCGCGTGTCCTACCTCACCGGCTTCTATTTCGCCGCCACCGAGCGCCCGGTCGCGGCCATCGTGTCGGACACGGGCGACGGCACGCTGTTCGTGCCCGCCCTGGAGGCCGACCATGTCCGCCAGCAGTGCCCGGACCTCGGGGACCCGGTCACGTATCCGGAATATCCCGGGGGCGGCAGCGGCGAACACCCCCTGCTGACCCTGGGGCGGGAGCTGCGGCGCAGGTTTCCGCGTGCCCGCGCCCTGGCCGCCGACCTGGGCGGCTACGAGTCGCGCTGGGGCTACCGGGGCCCCCGGCTGGAGGAGGCTGCCGGCCTGCCTGTCCACGAACACCTGGAATTCGTGGACGACGCGCGGGCCATCAAGAGTCCGGCCGAGATCGCCCTGATCCGCGAGGCGTGCCACTGGGGAGACTACGCGCACGGTCTCATGCAGCAGGCCCTGGAAATCGGCAGCGACGAGATGCTCGTGTCGCACGAGACCAGCCTGCGGGCCACGCGCGACATGCTGGCCGCCCTGGGGTCCCGCTACGTGCCCAAGGCGCGCGAGGGCCTGCCCGCCAATACCATGTTCATCCGGGGGCGCAACACCGCCAACCCGCACGGCCTGCACCAGACCGGCGGCGTCCAGGCCGGCGACATTCTCGTGACCGGGGCCTACGGGGTGGTCGGCGGCTACGAGAGCGAGCTGGAGCGCACGATGTTCGTCGGGGAGCCCACCCCGGAACAGGCGCGGTGGTTCGGCGCCATGCTGGCGGCCCAGGATGCGGGCATGGCGGCCCTGAAGCCCGGTCGCCCCTGTCACGAGGTCGAGCAGGAGGTCCGGGCGGTACTGGAAGCCCATGGGGCAATGCCCTACGTGCGGCACCACACGGGGCACGCCTTCGGCATGGAAGGCCACGAGCATCCTTTCCTCGACCTCGACGACCCGACCGAAATTCGGCCCGGCATGATCTTCTCGATCGAACCGGGCATCTATGTGCCGGGGCTGGGGGGCTTCCGCCACTCCGATACCCTGGTCGTGACCGAGACGGGGGCCGAGCGCCTCAGCCTCTACCCCCGCGACCTCCAGAGCCTCACGGTCCCTGTGTAG